The Methylomonas koyamae genome has a segment encoding these proteins:
- a CDS encoding DUF1415 domain-containing protein: MSNQQIIAATQAWLNSFVIAYNICPFAKREQQRNRIRYRVEHGNSIESCLNTLIDECIHLDTHPETETTLLILAEFFDDFDDYLDLLAIAEQLLIDQGYEGVYQLASFHPHYRFADSSDADPANYTNRSPYPMLHLLRESSIENALATYPDPAGIPQRNIELTRRLSMKKLEEILRACFESASSAGDA; the protein is encoded by the coding sequence ATGTCAAATCAACAGATCATTGCCGCGACGCAAGCTTGGTTAAACTCGTTTGTCATCGCATACAACATTTGCCCTTTTGCCAAACGAGAGCAGCAACGAAACCGCATTCGTTACCGAGTGGAGCATGGCAATAGCATCGAATCCTGCCTGAATACACTGATAGACGAATGCATTCATCTGGACACGCATCCGGAAACCGAAACCACGTTGCTGATTCTCGCCGAATTTTTCGATGATTTCGACGACTATCTCGATCTATTGGCTATTGCAGAGCAACTGCTAATCGATCAAGGATACGAAGGCGTCTACCAATTAGCCAGTTTTCATCCCCATTACCGATTTGCCGATAGCAGTGATGCCGATCCCGCAAACTATACGAATCGTTCACCGTATCCGATGTTACATCTGCTTCGGGAAAGCAGTATCGAAAATGCCTTGGCAACCTATCCTGATCCGGCCGGCATACCGCAACGAAACATAGAACTGACCAGGCGCTTGAGCATGAAGAAGTTGGAGGAGATTCTTCGCGCCTGCTTTGAATCTGCAAGCTCGGCAGGAGACGCTTAA
- a CDS encoding thermonuclease family protein, whose translation MHIRRWCLLAVMLPILANAEVYRWTDGQGRSHYSDRNHADAQVLHIDSGISYYRVEKVFDGDTILLNDGRKVRLLGVNTPEVSGRNKSAESGGERAKQWLKSKLEQRKVFLQGDVEKQDKYQRTLAYVYDENKQLVNLELVKNGLATVNIYPPNLRYVPALLAAQDDAERNHIGIWSDPAYAPIAAEQLDQTNYQGWKRLTGKVSLLKRTAKHSYLLLSDAVSIAIEPASMALFADLEGYVGRQVEARGWVRRSKGRFYLTVRHPADIRSPP comes from the coding sequence ATGCACATTCGGCGCTGGTGTTTGCTTGCGGTAATGCTGCCTATTTTGGCAAACGCCGAAGTCTATCGTTGGACTGATGGTCAGGGGCGTAGCCATTATTCTGATCGTAACCACGCAGACGCGCAGGTGTTGCATATCGATTCCGGCATCAGCTACTACCGCGTGGAAAAAGTGTTCGACGGCGATACTATTTTACTGAACGACGGCCGCAAAGTCCGGCTGTTGGGGGTAAATACGCCGGAAGTCTCCGGCCGAAATAAATCGGCGGAATCTGGAGGCGAGCGGGCGAAGCAATGGTTGAAATCTAAATTGGAGCAACGGAAGGTATTTCTACAGGGCGACGTCGAAAAACAGGATAAATACCAGCGCACGCTGGCTTATGTATATGATGAAAATAAGCAACTGGTCAATCTGGAGCTGGTTAAAAACGGTTTGGCGACAGTCAATATTTATCCGCCCAATCTGCGATACGTCCCGGCCTTGTTGGCGGCACAAGATGACGCCGAACGTAATCATATCGGCATATGGTCGGACCCGGCTTACGCCCCAATCGCAGCCGAACAGTTGGATCAGACTAATTACCAGGGATGGAAGCGTTTGACCGGCAAGGTTAGTTTGCTAAAACGAACCGCGAAACATAGTTATTTGTTGCTGAGCGATGCGGTGTCAATCGCGATCGAGCCTGCTTCGATGGCATTATTTGCGGATTTGGAGGGGTATGTCGGCAGGCAGGTTGAAGCACGCGGTTGGGTCAGGCGTTCCAAAGGCCGCTTCTATCTGACGGTAAGGCATCCTGCCGATATTCGAAGCCCACCGTAG